In the Setaria italica strain Yugu1 chromosome VI, Setaria_italica_v2.0, whole genome shotgun sequence genome, one interval contains:
- the LOC101768178 gene encoding homeobox-leucine zipper protein HOX5, translated as MDPGRVGVDSGGARRGGGGGGGGGAQMLLFGGGGSANSNGFFRGVPMAVLGMDDAVRVGKRPFFTTHEELMEEEYYDEQAPEKKRRLTAEQVQLLERSFEEENKLEPERKTELARRLGMAPRQVAVWFQNRRARWKTKQLETDYDRLKAAYDALAADHQGLLADNDSLRAQVVTLTEKLQGKETSPSATNAAQEADDLDEHTAASGTEKLLAQQLRDDLLSSGDCTGHGVLSSEEEDGGVVSDEGCSFHLPDALFAAAEVIHHGAEEAQLFNWTSWYWNN; from the exons ATGGATCCGGGCCGCGTCGGCGTCGactccggcggcgcgcggcggggcggcggcggcggcggcggcggcggagcgcagATGCTGCtcttcggcggcgggggcagcgccAACAGCAACGGCTTCTTCCGAG GTGTTCCGATGGCGGTTCTAGGCATGGACGACGCGGTGCGCGTGGGCAAGCGGCCGTTCTTCACGACGCACGAGGAACTCATGGAGGAGGAGTATTACGACGAGCAGGCGCCGGAGAAGAAGCGCCGGCTGACGGCGGAGCAGGTGCAGCTGCTGGAGCGGAGCTTCGAGGAGGAGAACAAGCTGGAGCCGGAGCGCAAGACCGAGCTCGCGCGCCGGCTGGGGATGGCACCCCGCCAGGTGGCCGTCTGGTTCCAGAACCGCCGCGCGCGCTGGAAGACCAAGCAGCTCGAGACCGACTACGACCGTCTCAAGGCTGCCTAcgacgcgctcgccgccgaTCACCAGGGCCTACTCGCCGACAACGATAGCCTCAGGGCACAG GTGGTCACCTTGACGGAGAAGCTGCAAGGCAAGGAGACATCCCCGTCAGCTACCAACGCTGCCCAAGAGGCCGACGATCTGGACGAGCACACTGCTGCGTCAGGCACTGAGAAGCTGCTGGCGCAGCAGCTCAGGGACGACCTCCTCAGCAGCGGTGACTGTACTGGCCATGGTGTCCTCTCGTctgaggaagaggatggtggTGTGGTCAGCGACGAGGGCTGCAGCTTCCACCTTCCGGACGCCTTGTTCGCTGCCGCCGAGGTCATCCACCACGGCGCGGAGGAAGCACAGCTTTTCAACTGGACCTCCTGGTACTGGAACAACTGA